The Populus trichocarpa isolate Nisqually-1 chromosome 2, P.trichocarpa_v4.1, whole genome shotgun sequence genome has a window encoding:
- the LOC18096094 gene encoding cytochrome P450 83B1 isoform X6, whose amino-acid sequence MALLIFVILFLSIIFLFLLKKNKISKRACFPPGPNGLPLIGNLHQLDSSNLQTQLWKLSQKYGPLMSLKLGFKRTLVVSSAKMAEEVLKTHDLEFCSRPLLTGQQKFSYNGLDVAFSPYGAYWREMKKICVVHLLNSTRVQSFRTNREDEVSHMIEKISKAALASKPFNLTEGMLSLTSTAICRTAFGKRYEDGGIEGSRFLALLNETEALFTMFFLSDYFPYMGWVDRLTGRAHRLEKNFREFDVFYQQIIDEHLDPERPKPDHEDILDVLLQIYKDRTFKVQLTLDHIKAILMNIFVGGTDTAAATVIWAMSLLMKNPEAMRKAQEEVRKVIGDKGFVYEDDVQQLPYLKAVVKETMRLQPTAPLLVPRETTTECNIGGYEIPAKTLVYVNAWAIGRDTEVWENPYVFIPDRFLGSSIDLKGQDFELIPFGAGRRICPGIYMGIATVELSLSNLLYKFDWEMPGGMKREDIDVDHTQPGLAMHTRDALCLVPKAYAVMGNDA is encoded by the exons ATGGCATTACTCATATTCGTAATTCTCTTCCTCTCCatcattttcttgtttcttctcaagaaaaacaaaatctctaaAAGAGCTTGTTTCCCTCCTGGCCCCAACGGTCTTCCCTTGATAGGTAACTTGCACCAGCTTGATAGCTCAAACCTTCAAACGCAATTATGGAAACTATCTCAAAAATATGGCCCCCTCATGTCCTTAAAGCTAGGTTTCAAGCGAACCCTCGTAGTCTCTTCAGCCAAAATGGCTGAAGAGGTACTGAAAACCCATGATCTTGAATTTTGTAGCAGGCCTCTCTTGACTGGCCAGCAAAAATTTTCCTACAATGGTTTAGACGTGGCCTTTTCACCATATGGTGCTTATTGGAgggagatgaaaaaaatatgtgtcGTTCATCTCCTCAACTCGACACGAGTGCAAAGTTTTCGTACCAACAGAGAAGATGAGGTATCGCATATGATTGAAAAAATTTCCAAAGCAGCTCTTGCTTCTAAACCCTTCAACTTGACTGAAGGAATGCTGTCTCTTACAAGCACAGCCATATGCAGAACTGCCTTCGGAAAAAGGTACGAGGATGGAGGAATTGAAGGAAGTAGGTTCCTTGCGTTGCTTAATGAAACCGAAGCCCTGTTTacgatgttttttctttctgattattttccatacatGGGATGGGTTGATAGACTCACGGGACGCGCCCATcgtcttgaaaaaaatttcagagaGTTTGATGTTTTCTACCAACAAATTATTGATGAACATCTTGATCCAGAGCGACCAAAGCCAGACCATGAGGACATACTTGACGTTTTGCTTCAAATATACAAGGATCGCACTTTTAAAGTTCAACTAACGCTTGATCACATCAAAGCAATTCTAATG AACATATTTGTTGGTGGGACTGATACAGCTGCTGCTACTGTGATCTGGGCCATGAGCCTTCTAATGAAAAACCCCGAAGCAATGAGAAAAGCTCAAGAAGAAGTTCGAAAGGTGATAGGAGATAAAGGTTTTGTGTACGAAGATGATGTTCAACAATTGCCTTACCTTAAAGCTGTGGTTAAAGAGACCATGAGATTGCAACCAACAGCACCACTACTAGTCCCAAGAGAAACAACTACGGAGTGTAACATAGGTGGGTACGAAATACCAGCCAAGACCTTAGTTTACGTCAATGCGTGGGCTATTGGAAGGGACACAGAAGTTTGGGAGAACCCGTATGTGTTCATTCCTGATAGGTTCTTGGGCAGTTCTATTGATTTGAAAGGACAAGATTTTGAGCTGATACCATTTGGTGCGGGTCGAAGAATTTGTCCTGGTATATATATGGGAATTGCCACCGTGGAGCTTTCACTTTCTAATCTTCTCTACAAATTCGACTGGGAAATGCCTGGTGGGATGAAGAGGGAAGACATAGACGTTGATCATACGCAACCCGGTCTTGCTATGCATACGAGGGACGCTCTCTGCCTCGTGCCTAAGGCGTATGCTGTGATGGGCAATGATGCGTAA